CCAGCAATACTTCTTCCAGCCGTTCCCCGGAATTTCTTGATGGCTTCACTACTTCCAGCAATGCTAAGACTACCAGTGTCAGCTATGCGAAAGTGAGTTTTTCCCAAGCCGCCAGTACTTATGTCGAAAATGCCCCTTTGTGGCAATTCAAATATGCGCAGCTGCTGGATGTACCGGTAGAGACTGTGTTGAATGCCAACCTGTTTTACTTTATTGAGGACTGGTGGGGTACCCCTTACCAGTTAGGTGGTCGTTCCAAGACAGGGATAGACTGCAGTAATTTTGCCAATCAGTTATTGACCACGGTATTTAGAGTGAACGCTTCAGGCACCTCTTCAGGATTGTATGACAAATCAAAGAAGGTGAGCAATACGCAGATGAAGGCGGGGGACCTGGTGTTTTTCAAGATCAATCAATCGCAGGTATCCCATGTTGGCGTCTACCTGGATAATTCTAAATTCGTACATGCTTCGACCAGTTCGGGTGTGATGATCAGTGATCTGAATGAGACTTACTGGAAGAAGTATTTTGTTGGAGCAGGGAGGATTAACTAAATGAATATTAACCCGGTTCGCCCCAGGGCGGGACTAAAATCTTACCTTCGCGAAAATTAAACCAAAGAGGGAGATACACTTTTCTATTTTTACACTGTTTACTTATTTCCACCTACATTGTTAAACTTAAATTGTTTACTGCTTCATGCTTTCTATCGTTATCTGTTCTATTGATCCCCAGCGCGTGCGCACGGTTGTTGCAAATATCGATGCCACTGTTGGGGTTGAACATGAAGTGATCATCATCGACAATGCCAAAGAGTTAGGGGGCATGGGGGCGGGGTATAATACCGGTGCCGCCCGTGCGAAGTATGATACCATCTGCTTTATGCATGATGATGTGGAATTCCTCACTGCCGACTGGGGTAAATGTGTGCTGTCGCATTTTAAGTCTGATACAGAACTGGGCCTGATCGGTATTGCCGGTAGCCGTTATAAAAGTAAAACGATTTCAGGCTGGTGGACGAATCAGCCCAAAGCAGATTGTTGTAATATATATCAAAGACTGCTCACTGGAAAGGACCGGAAATTCCTGCTGCGCCCTGTTGGGAAGAATGGAGTGGCGGTGCCGGTGAAATGTCTGGATGGAGTATGGTTGTGTACGCGTAAGAAGATCTGGGAGGAGTTTCCGTTTAATACTGCGGATCTGAAAGGGTTTCATTTTTATGATCTGGATCTAAGTTTGCGCATCTCCCAGGCATATACGGTGGCAGTTGTGTATGATGTGGATCTTTTGCATTTTTCAAACGGAAACTTTGGGGATGAGTGGGTGCGGAATGCCATCTACTTTCATGAGCAGGTGAACCAGGTGCCATTGCCGGTGAGCCTGGATGTGCCGGCAGAAAATGCGGAGGCGCATGTATGTAAGTCGTGGTTGCAGCGATTGCAGATTGAAAAGATCAGTTGGGAAAACCGGAGATTGTGGGTACAGGCGGCGAGGGGGATGGATTTCCCGGGTGCGTGGTTCGCAGTTTTAGGGTTTTATTTTCCTTATGTGGAGAAGGCGAAGGTGAAGTTGAAAGCGATGATATCATAATGAGTTTATAAACAATAAAGTATAGTAATGGTGCTAGCCCGGTTAAGTTTAAAGGTGAAATAATTACATGAGGTATTTATTATTTATGTATTTGTTGATAACTACTACCGTCGCTACTGCCCAGCGCAAAAATGATGCTGCGGAAGTGCTTGTAATGCCTTTACATATTGATCGGGCAAAGGGAAGAGAGGATAAATTGGTTTTATTGGCTGATAGCCTCAACAATTATAAAGGAGGAATATTGCCTGATTTTCTTTTTGATGCTTGCATCGATTGGAACGCATCTTACTGGAAGGATTTACATGCAGCGACATCTGTTCGTTGGCTTATTTTAAAACATGTCACAAATAAGCAGTCGTTGAAATTAATAATTGATCAGCATGATAAAAGGCTAGATGAATTATGCAGAAAGAAAGCTGAAAACGTTTATCCCTACCTTAAAATCCCAATGATCAAAAAGTCTTTTTATCAGCTTATAAAAGATAGGCGTAAAGAATTAAGTCATCAGTAAAGATTACAGCGCCACAACAAAGAGAAAGAATGGTTATGGTCCAAAAGTAAAGCCTTCAAATCTTTCGATTTGAAGGCTTTACTTTTATTTTATTAAAGAAATTTTCCCCTTATCGTATTAAGGTAACAGTTCCTTTTTCCATTTGCGGATGCATCTCATCTCCGTAATACCCATACTGTATCAGGTACACATAAGTACCAATTGGTGCTACTTCATCTTTCACTTTCCCATCCCATCCGCTACTATAATCTGAGGACTGGTAAACCACATTTCCGATCCTGTTAAAGATCTTTATATTATAATAAGCAATCCCCAATCCTTTCACCCTGAACAGATCATTCTGTCCATCACCGTTCGGTGTAAATGCATTTGGAATAAACAGTCTTTTGAAATGTGTGACCGTGATCGTTACCGTGTCAGCCGGAATACAATTCAGGCCAGTTACTGTACTTACTATATATGTAGTGGTGGAATCGGGGGTTGCCCGCGGCGAAGCGCAGTCCACACAACTTAAGCTCTCAGCGGGTGTCCAGATATAGTCTACACCGTTGGCTGCATTCAGTGTTACAGACTGCCCGATATTAATAGTGGTATCCTTATTCCAGATATGAATAGGATCTATATTCTTGTTCTCGATGGTCACGATAGAATCCAGCCGGCAGTTATGTGCATCCCGGATCAGGATGGAGTAGGTGCCGGCACTGAGATTGGAAATAGTGGTTTGCTTCATCAGGTCACTGCCCCAATAGAATTTATAAGGAGAGGTACCACCTGAAGGATTTACTTCCACGGCACCATTCCCTCTTTCACAGAGTTCATTGGTGATGGATACGCCTGTTTTCAGTGGTGCTGGTGCCGGCAGTTCAATGCTTACGCTATCGATACAAACGGCATTCCGGATATAAATATGATAGTTCCCCTGCATCAGGCCCGTGATCACAGGTGTGGTCTGCGAAGTTTTGAATGTATCGATGGTATATTCAAACGGAGGTACGCCTTTATTGACCTGGATAGTAATAGACCCGTCGATAGCATCGTAACAACTGGGCTTTGTGCCGCTTGCGGTGGCCCTGATGATGTTAGCCGTATGTTCTACTACTGTAAAGGTCCGGCCCAGTTCGCAACCTAGGGCATCTCTGACTTTCACAGCATAAGGCCCCGGGTCTAATTTGGGATACAGGGAATCCTGGCCCTGGTTGATGCCTTTAAAGTAATAAGTGTAGGGGTAGGTGCCACCGGTAGGCATTACCTCGATTTGTCCGAGGGCGATACCACAATCAATATTGGTCACCACGGTATTGGACAGGTCCAGGGGTTTGTTGATAATGACATGTACGGTATCGCTGCCTTCGCAAAAGCCATT
This window of the Chitinophaga sancti genome carries:
- a CDS encoding glycosyltransferase; the protein is MLSIVICSIDPQRVRTVVANIDATVGVEHEVIIIDNAKELGGMGAGYNTGAARAKYDTICFMHDDVEFLTADWGKCVLSHFKSDTELGLIGIAGSRYKSKTISGWWTNQPKADCCNIYQRLLTGKDRKFLLRPVGKNGVAVPVKCLDGVWLCTRKKIWEEFPFNTADLKGFHFYDLDLSLRISQAYTVAVVYDVDLLHFSNGNFGDEWVRNAIYFHEQVNQVPLPVSLDVPAENAEAHVCKSWLQRLQIEKISWENRRLWVQAARGMDFPGAWFAVLGFYFPYVEKAKVKLKAMIS
- a CDS encoding C40 family peptidase, with product MPGRNGFIWMIGIFLLTASSCSVIKNASTAKKSSNTSSSRSPEFLDGFTTSSNAKTTSVSYAKVSFSQAASTYVENAPLWQFKYAQLLDVPVETVLNANLFYFIEDWWGTPYQLGGRSKTGIDCSNFANQLLTTVFRVNASGTSSGLYDKSKKVSNTQMKAGDLVFFKINQSQVSHVGVYLDNSKFVHASTSSGVMISDLNETYWKKYFVGAGRIN